Proteins co-encoded in one uncultured Draconibacterium sp. genomic window:
- a CDS encoding YdcF family protein, with the protein MRLLRRFFVLIGIFFVVCLVFSFTEQPYKGYHWLGTSKSELKWEPKTIILLGGGGMPSQSNLMRSWYTEKAAKSFPKSKVIVAMPGLLNDSLSTPQLMKSELELRGISAERVAFEAEGTNTRSQALKCQEIIKMQDPILLVTSPEHMRRAVLAFKKVGFEKVNALPAFENAAEADFSFTDDELGGNSIMIPDIGNNMNMRYQMWNHLKYEILIAREMVALSYYKLRGWI; encoded by the coding sequence TTGAGATTACTACGAAGATTCTTTGTATTGATTGGAATTTTCTTTGTTGTTTGCCTCGTATTTTCGTTCACCGAACAACCATACAAGGGATACCACTGGCTGGGTACAAGCAAATCAGAATTAAAATGGGAACCTAAAACTATTATTTTACTGGGCGGCGGTGGAATGCCTAGCCAAAGCAACCTGATGCGCAGCTGGTATACCGAAAAAGCGGCAAAGTCGTTTCCTAAATCAAAAGTTATTGTAGCCATGCCCGGTTTGTTAAACGACAGTTTAAGTACGCCTCAATTAATGAAATCGGAATTGGAACTGAGAGGTATTTCTGCCGAACGCGTTGCCTTTGAAGCCGAAGGAACAAACACACGCTCGCAGGCACTGAAATGCCAGGAAATAATAAAAATGCAGGATCCTATTTTATTGGTTACTTCCCCGGAACACATGCGCCGTGCCGTTTTGGCTTTCAAAAAAGTTGGCTTTGAAAAAGTAAACGCCTTGCCCGCTTTTGAAAATGCTGCCGAAGCCGATTTTTCATTTACCGACGATGAACTGGGCGGAAACTCGATTATGATTCCTGATATTGGTAACAATATGAATATGCGCTACCAAATGTGGAACCATTTAAAATATGAAATTCTGATTGCCCGAGAAATGGTCGCACTCTCCTACTACAAACTTCGGGGCTGGATTTAA
- a CDS encoding RNase adapter RapZ: MNTSEKNEIVELFESHFNEKVERFELLPPSGSYRQYCRLGNEHRTIIGAVNNDVKENTTFLSFSNHFYNKGVNVPKVYAVSSDLKKYLLEDLGNTTLFEFLTKTREEEGFSENIVSVYKKVLQALPKIQIIAGKEIDYSVCYPREAFDKQSMMWDLNYFKYYFLKLAKIHFEEQALEDDFQLFSNYLLSASSNYFLYRDFQSRNVMLKDDDVYFIDYQGGRLGALQYDLASLLYDGKADIPESVRAQLYDFYISELKKYMKVDEEKFSAYFKGFVLIRIMQAMGAYGFRGFYEKKEHFLKSIPYALKNLEVLLADLNLPVELPELIRVLKQLAHSEVLKELGQEKSNLTVRITSFSYKKGYPEDPSGNGGGHVFDCRAINNPGRYEEYKQLSGKDMSVQEFLEQKSEIRLFIDAVKVLVDQSVKVYLERGFTHLSLGFGCTGGQHRSVYSAEKIGEYLQNNYPVNVVVVHREQDNWR, encoded by the coding sequence TTGAATACTTCAGAAAAAAACGAAATCGTCGAGCTCTTTGAGAGTCATTTTAACGAAAAAGTTGAACGTTTTGAATTGTTACCACCATCGGGATCATACCGCCAGTATTGCCGTTTGGGCAACGAACACCGAACCATAATTGGTGCGGTCAATAACGATGTAAAAGAGAATACGACTTTTCTTTCGTTCAGCAATCATTTTTATAATAAAGGAGTAAACGTACCAAAAGTGTATGCTGTTAGCTCTGATTTAAAAAAGTATTTGCTGGAAGATTTGGGAAACACCACACTTTTTGAATTTCTTACCAAAACACGTGAGGAGGAAGGATTTTCGGAAAATATAGTTTCTGTGTATAAAAAGGTGCTTCAGGCGCTACCCAAAATCCAGATTATTGCCGGAAAAGAGATTGATTATTCGGTATGTTATCCGCGCGAAGCTTTTGATAAGCAATCGATGATGTGGGATTTGAACTATTTCAAATACTATTTTCTGAAGTTGGCAAAAATACATTTTGAAGAACAGGCATTGGAAGATGATTTTCAGCTGTTTAGTAATTATTTGTTGAGTGCAAGTTCAAATTATTTTCTATACCGCGATTTCCAGTCGCGTAACGTCATGTTAAAAGACGATGATGTGTATTTTATCGACTACCAGGGAGGACGCTTAGGGGCACTGCAATACGATTTGGCATCCTTGCTTTACGATGGAAAAGCCGATATCCCGGAAAGTGTACGTGCTCAGCTTTACGACTTTTATATTTCGGAACTGAAGAAATACATGAAGGTTGATGAAGAGAAGTTCTCAGCCTATTTTAAAGGTTTTGTGCTTATTCGGATTATGCAGGCGATGGGAGCATACGGATTCCGTGGCTTCTACGAGAAAAAGGAACATTTCCTGAAAAGTATTCCTTACGCCCTGAAAAACCTGGAAGTATTACTTGCCGATTTGAATCTACCGGTTGAACTGCCTGAGCTGATCCGCGTATTAAAGCAGCTTGCACATTCTGAAGTTTTAAAGGAATTGGGGCAGGAAAAATCAAACCTCACGGTGCGAATTACCAGTTTTTCTTATAAAAAAGGTTATCCTGAAGATCCGTCGGGAAATGGTGGCGGTCATGTTTTCGATTGTCGTGCCATAAATAATCCGGGACGCTACGAAGAGTATAAACAGCTAAGTGGTAAAGACATGTCGGTACAGGAATTTCTGGAACAGAAATCAGAGATCAGACTTTTTATTGATGCTGTAAAAGTTCTTGTCGATCAGTCGGTGAAAGTTTACCTTGAGAGGGGGTTTACACATCTTTCGCTTGGTTTTGGTTGTACCGGCGGACAGCACCGGTCGGTATATTCGGCCGAAAAAATTGGAGAGTATTTGCAAAACAATTATCCTGTGAATGTTGTTGTAGTACATCGTGAACAGGATAATTGGAGATGA
- a CDS encoding YebC/PmpR family DNA-binding transcriptional regulator: protein MGRAFEYRRAAKEKRWDKMSRVFPKLSKKITIAAKEGGPEPDLNPALRTAIMNAKAQNMPKANIDAAIKRAAGKDATAYIETTYEGKGPHGVLVFVEAATDNTTRTVANVKSYFNKAGGGQVPNGSLEFMFSRKAVFEFDMPEGMELEDIELELIDAGLDEIEENEGTYYAYGEYTSFSDMAHKFEQLEINVKKADLQRIPTTPVEFTEEQMEEIEKMLDKMEEDEDVQAVYTNIA, encoded by the coding sequence ATGGGAAGAGCATTTGAATACCGGAGGGCAGCGAAGGAGAAACGCTGGGATAAAATGTCGAGAGTTTTTCCAAAACTTTCGAAGAAAATAACCATTGCAGCAAAAGAAGGTGGCCCTGAACCGGATTTAAATCCTGCGCTGCGTACGGCAATTATGAATGCCAAAGCGCAAAATATGCCTAAGGCGAATATTGATGCTGCCATAAAACGTGCAGCGGGAAAAGATGCCACAGCATATATTGAAACAACCTACGAAGGAAAAGGTCCGCACGGGGTATTGGTTTTTGTTGAGGCAGCTACCGATAATACAACGCGTACAGTGGCTAACGTAAAAAGCTACTTTAATAAAGCGGGTGGTGGTCAGGTTCCTAATGGTTCGCTGGAATTTATGTTTTCAAGAAAAGCTGTTTTCGAGTTTGATATGCCGGAAGGAATGGAACTGGAAGATATTGAACTGGAGCTGATTGATGCCGGGTTGGATGAAATTGAGGAGAACGAAGGAACGTATTACGCTTATGGCGAATACACCAGTTTTAGCGACATGGCGCATAAATTTGAACAGCTGGAAATTAACGTTAAAAAAGCTGACCTTCAACGTATCCCAACCACTCCGGTAGAATTTACCGAAGAACAAATGGAAGAAATTGAGAAGATGTTGGATAAAATGGAAGAGGACGAAGACGTTCAGGCTGTTTACACCAATATTGCATAA
- a CDS encoding Gfo/Idh/MocA family oxidoreductase encodes MSKIYNWAVLGCGNIANKFVNDLKLLPNAKLYAAASRDLGRAQGFANELGFEKAYGNYNDMVEDPNVDVVYIATPHSHHFEHTMLCLKHKKAVLCEKAFAMNQHEVAQMIKCAKDNNTFLMEAFWTMFQPSFQKALEIINSGELGKLKMVRSDFAFNAEFNVDKRLYNVKLGGGSLLDIGIYPVFAALASLGVPDLIKSSADFSSTGSEESIQMIFKYKGGEMASLSSSFAVHSPVQTEFCCENGYIVLHPRWFTPTDLTVCKGDEERQLIPNETKEGAGYQYEAKHVMECLDAGLIESPKMTWKMSEYLIQTLDRIRIDAGIFFPEHDKKLFF; translated from the coding sequence ATGAGTAAAATATACAATTGGGCAGTATTAGGATGTGGTAATATTGCCAATAAGTTTGTTAACGATTTGAAATTGTTGCCAAATGCCAAACTGTATGCGGCAGCATCGCGCGATTTAGGCCGGGCACAGGGCTTTGCCAACGAATTGGGATTTGAAAAAGCCTATGGCAATTACAACGATATGGTTGAGGATCCAAACGTTGATGTAGTTTATATCGCAACACCGCATTCCCATCATTTTGAACATACCATGTTGTGCCTTAAGCATAAAAAGGCAGTGCTTTGTGAGAAGGCATTTGCCATGAATCAGCACGAAGTGGCACAAATGATAAAATGTGCAAAAGACAACAATACTTTTCTGATGGAAGCTTTCTGGACCATGTTTCAACCCAGTTTCCAAAAAGCGCTTGAGATTATTAATTCCGGAGAATTGGGTAAATTGAAAATGGTTCGGTCGGATTTTGCCTTTAATGCCGAGTTTAATGTAGACAAACGCCTCTATAACGTAAAATTGGGTGGCGGCTCACTTTTGGATATTGGTATTTACCCGGTATTTGCAGCGTTGGCATCTTTGGGTGTCCCTGATCTCATTAAGTCTTCTGCCGATTTTAGTTCCACCGGAAGTGAGGAAAGTATTCAAATGATTTTCAAGTACAAAGGAGGAGAGATGGCCAGTCTGTCCTCAAGCTTTGCGGTACATTCGCCGGTTCAAACCGAATTTTGCTGCGAAAATGGATATATCGTTTTGCATCCGCGCTGGTTTACGCCAACCGATTTGACCGTTTGTAAAGGTGACGAAGAGCGACAGTTAATTCCAAACGAGACGAAAGAAGGGGCAGGGTACCAGTACGAAGCGAAACACGTTATGGAGTGTTTGGATGCAGGGTTGATCGAAAGTCCGAAAATGACCTGGAAAATGAGCGAATATTTAATCCAAACGCTTGACCGTATTCGTATAGATGCAGGAATTTTCTTCCCGGAGCATGATAAGAAATTATTTTTCTGA